A DNA window from Marispirochaeta aestuarii contains the following coding sequences:
- a CDS encoding ABC transporter ATP-binding protein: protein MSGDTVLNADRLHTVFEVKSQHQEKALLRAVNDVSLTISEGDVLGVVGESGCGKSTLGRTILRLEEKAAGDVLYRGTDIFSLHHKEMKQYRKKMQMIFQDPSSSLNPRKKVISLLKQPYKIHKTGSDAEIQERVESLMQEVGLNPRHQRRFPHQFSGGQRQRIGIARALALNPEFIVCDEAVSALDVSVQAQILNLLLDLQQKHKLTYMFISHDLSVVEFISTRIMVMYLGKIVELADKVELMANPLHPYTKTLFAAYPVNDPAKRDQKKRVVMGDVPSPINPPSGCHFHPRCPYKMPICEEKYPEITEAAPGHQVACHLFNK, encoded by the coding sequence ATGAGCGGCGATACAGTACTTAATGCTGACAGGCTGCATACTGTTTTTGAAGTTAAAAGCCAGCACCAGGAAAAGGCCCTTCTGCGTGCTGTAAACGATGTCAGTCTGACCATCAGCGAAGGTGATGTTCTGGGAGTCGTGGGAGAGTCGGGCTGCGGCAAGTCGACCCTGGGCCGGACTATTCTTCGTCTTGAAGAGAAGGCCGCGGGGGATGTCCTGTACCGGGGAACGGATATATTCTCCCTTCACCATAAGGAGATGAAGCAGTACCGGAAGAAGATGCAGATGATCTTTCAGGACCCCTCATCCTCCCTGAATCCCCGAAAAAAGGTAATCTCCCTGCTGAAACAGCCCTATAAAATTCATAAAACAGGAAGCGATGCGGAGATCCAGGAAAGGGTGGAGAGCCTGATGCAGGAGGTGGGGCTTAACCCCAGGCATCAGCGTCGCTTTCCCCATCAGTTTTCCGGCGGGCAGCGTCAGCGTATCGGTATAGCCCGGGCCCTTGCCCTGAATCCGGAGTTCATTGTCTGCGACGAAGCGGTCAGTGCTCTGGATGTTTCCGTCCAGGCCCAGATACTGAACCTTCTTCTGGACCTGCAGCAGAAACACAAGCTTACCTATATGTTCATCTCCCATGACCTTTCGGTGGTTGAGTTTATCTCCACCCGGATCATGGTTATGTACCTGGGGAAAATCGTTGAACTGGCGGATAAGGTGGAGCTGATGGCCAATCCCCTGCATCCCTACACCAAGACTCTTTTTGCCGCCTATCCGGTAAATGATCCAGCCAAAAGGGATCAGAAAAAACGGGTAGTCATGGGGGATGTGCCTTCTCCGATAAATCCACCCTCGGGCTGCCACTTTCATCCCCGCTGTCCCTACAAGATGCCGATCTGCGAGGAGAAATACCCGGAGATTACCGAAGCAGCCCCGGGCCACCAGGTTGCCTGTCACCTCTTCAATAAGTAG
- a CDS encoding ABC transporter ATP-binding protein yields MQTTEKQKTDKQNSADTMIDVKGLSVNFYTQRGVVKAVRNLSFSIPNGKTLALVGESGCGKSVTAHSINQLLPVPPGKIVSGEIWFKGEDLLKKSEKEMQKIRGEKISMIFQEPMTSLNPVFSVGKQIADVFLTHHALSKAEAWERAVELLNLVKIPSPAKRAESYPHQLSGGMRQRAMIAMALASPDPGLMIADEPTTALDVTIQAQILDLMVSLQQRIGMSLLLITHDMGVVAETADHVVVMYAGRKVEEGDVFSLFREPSHPYTLGLMNSLPSNEKYRGAVRLEAIPGTVPDLLSIGEGCPFMNRCRYATEICGKEFPDETRLSEDHSAWCHNLSAVKESKE; encoded by the coding sequence ATGCAGACTACAGAAAAACAGAAAACGGACAAGCAGAACAGCGCCGACACCATGATCGATGTCAAAGGTCTTTCGGTCAACTTCTATACCCAGCGGGGTGTCGTGAAGGCTGTCAGAAACCTCTCCTTTTCCATTCCCAATGGCAAGACCCTCGCACTGGTGGGAGAGTCGGGATGCGGTAAATCGGTTACCGCCCATTCCATCAATCAGTTACTGCCCGTGCCTCCCGGAAAGATTGTCTCCGGTGAGATCTGGTTCAAGGGCGAGGACCTTCTGAAAAAGAGTGAGAAGGAGATGCAGAAAATCAGGGGAGAGAAGATCTCCATGATTTTTCAGGAGCCCATGACCTCCCTGAACCCTGTATTCTCCGTGGGAAAACAGATCGCGGATGTCTTCCTGACCCACCATGCCTTGAGTAAAGCGGAGGCCTGGGAGCGGGCGGTTGAGCTCCTGAACCTGGTAAAGATTCCCAGCCCCGCGAAACGGGCCGAGAGCTATCCTCACCAGCTTTCCGGGGGCATGCGGCAGCGGGCGATGATTGCCATGGCCCTTGCCAGTCCCGATCCTGGTCTGATGATTGCCGATGAGCCTACAACGGCCCTGGATGTCACCATTCAGGCCCAGATACTGGATCTTATGGTCTCCCTGCAGCAGCGTATCGGCATGTCCCTGCTGCTGATAACCCACGATATGGGTGTCGTCGCCGAGACCGCGGACCATGTGGTGGTAATGTACGCCGGGCGCAAGGTCGAGGAAGGAGACGTATTCTCCCTTTTCCGGGAGCCCAGCCACCCCTATACCCTGGGACTTATGAACTCCCTTCCCTCCAACGAAAAGTACCGCGGTGCTGTACGACTGGAGGCGATCCCCGGGACGGTTCCGGATCTTCTGAGCATCGGTGAAGGCTGTCCCTTCATGAACCGCTGCCGTTATGCCACGGAAATCTGCGGCAAAGAGTTCCCCGACGAGACCAGGCTTTCTGAGGATCACTCAGCCTGGTGTCACAATCTTTCTGCAGTCAAGGAGAGCAAAGAATGA